Genomic DNA from Solanum dulcamara chromosome 4, daSolDulc1.2, whole genome shotgun sequence:
aaaaagcTATGGAGCAATGTAAATGTAGGAAGAGCCTAAACGCGGCATGATAAGACAAGTTAAATTTAGCGAGTTAAAATTGCTATTTCCCTCCTATCCtgatttatttttcatcttgTGGTTTTCACGTGTTTACTTCTTTATACTTTGAACCCCTTCACGGAAGGTTTGGCTCCACCATTGTCCGACCCCACTAGTGAAACAGGCCAGCAATAAAATTTGACAGCAATCCATCAAATTATGGCAATGGGTTCCTTTGCAATGATTTAACTCCATCATGgtttgagaaaaataattatgtGAGTTAAATTAGTTGAACCACAATACAAAAATAACCACGCCTATTTTTTCATGGCAACTGCTAATTATTGATGTCACAAATATCATTTCAGTAAAATTTTGTTTTTCACGAAAAGGAgatatttagtatatattcatGGAGATCCAATTATATAATAGCCATTAAATTGTTATTTTCAATAACAACTGTAATGATCCCCACAaacaataactttttttttttttttaactcagGTGTTATCCCCAACCCCTTGCTCATTGGTCCATGTATCCCACTCCCACCACCCTCGTACTGCCACACTCACCCCATATTATTTTGTTACTCCCTGTCTcatattaattatcattttattaaaatacttgtctcaaaataattattaatttaaataattaaaaaataattaattatttttttctaattttgttcttagcattaattattttaaaattaagatgTGCGTCAATAGATAaggattaaaaaattaataaagcgtatattaatcaaataacactcctaattaatattttcttaagaattattcaaaattttctaaaatgGAACAGAGGGAGTATATTACAACTGAATATTTTTGAGATAATATTTGTGTGTTTACTTACCTATCaccaaaaataagtaaaaaatcaAATTGTTTTAtgagaaaacattttccttctaACTCAACATTCCATTGGTGCATATATAATCTAAGTCAATTACCAAATATATCTATAAAGCCAGAAAAACAGTAGCTATAGCTCATATATACCATTCATtttgctctctctctctctttcacaaacacacacacacatttgTCCTGCCAGGTGCTCCTCTTAATTCCAAAAGGGTCAAGATGGAAAATCTTTCTTTCATTATTGGAGTCATAGGTTATACTGTTATAGCATTTCATTTCAAATGATCACTAATTTGATGATATATCTTTTTTCTGCTGAAATGTGTTTATTTTTCTCCAATTTCAGGCAACATAATTTCAGTTCTCATGTTTCTTTCGCCAGTgtaagtaattaattaattacaagACATAAAAAAATTTAGCATAATGTTAGTTAAAGTTGTTTATTCTTCTGATCCCTTTGTGATGAAGTAGTTTGATTTGTGAAAAAATGTATGTGCAGAGGAACATTCAGAAGAATAGTAAAGAATGGATCAACAGAGGATTTTGATAGCCTtccatatatttgtatattgctcaatacatctttgtggacTTACTATGGAATTATTAAGCCAGGAAGCTACCTTGTTGCCACTGTCAATGGCTTTGGAGTCATCTTTCAGACTGTCTACATTGCTTTGTTCCTTCAATTTGCTCACCCCAAAATGAGAGTCAGTCTAAATTATTaccgtctcaatttatgtgattgTACTTAATTTGATTAGACGctgaattttataaataaaagtataatttttaaaatttaccaTCAAAATGAGTTATAATACATATTTATTGTGACTATAAATTATCTCATTAAAcgtaaattaaaaatatctaaattatttttttactaaaaataGTCTGAtactgaaaaaaagaaaaaaggagagAGTTACCCAAGTTAGATTGAGACGGAAGGGAATATCTAACCTGCCAGATCTATCATCTATTCAACTTATATTATTCTTAACCTGCCAGATCTATCATCTATTCTACTTATATTATTCTTACTTTTTTTCTAACGCagcatttgatttttttattagaaaacgatttcttattttttagttGACTCTGGGAAGAATTGACATTCTGATATTTCCTCTTTTGGGTAGAAAAAAAAGTGAgcttattttgtttttgttttacaCGGAAAAAAATATGCTAAAATTCCTACACTATTTTGAGGCTTTTCATTTAGGTGGATTAACCTAAAAATTACTCCTAGGGAAGGAAATTGTTCTTTTACGTGGAATATCAATTTTTCATAGAGAATATTCATTTATATACCGGGCCGGAGCCAGATTGTAGGGCTTCAGCTGAACAACCTTTGGGgaaaattactttatttatacctagttaatttttttttatgtatatatagtaaatgTTGAATGTTCTTCAGTTAGTTGCgtgtttacttctttatatttagATTATCCTTAGAGAAAATTTTGGCTTTGCCACTCGTAGTTATAACTCCATGAAATACAAGATgacaaataagaagaaaataaatttattaatttataactttaaatgattttttataaTCAAGGCCAGCTTCACTCAGCAAATTAACAAATAATTTTATCAGCCAGTGTGTGTGTTTATATATCTAGTGACTACATTTTAAAAGTAATGTTCGTAATAACTACTTATTGCATAATTATTTATCTCGTTAACTTATacatttgattttatttttaaaaaaaaacatatttggaacttatttatctttttctccttttttgttttcctttttcacAGAATAGgacagccatcctagttggggTTCTGAATGTGGTGCTTATAGGAACAGCTATATTATTGGCACACTTTCTATTACATGGTCAGATGAGAATTAACGTTATTGGTTTCTTGTCAACAGCTCTAAATATCATGATGTATATCTCCCCACTTGGTGTTATGGTAATTAGCTCTTTTCTCCAAAATAATTCTTCTGATTTTGTTATGCATCATAAGCAATGTGAATTGTACTATATGTTCTAAATGAAGTATATATATTACCAAAATTTAGATGTTCAGATCTGATTAcaacataaaatccaaattaaTTAGCCTAGATTTGGGGAACCAGCTTTATAAAAGCAATTTAAACAAGTTAAATTCAATTTCATTTAATTGAAGTCACTTTTACAATATTTTTGCAGAAAACAGTGGTGACAAGCAAGAGTGTAGAGTATATGCCATTTCTTCTTTCGCTTTTCCTATTCTTTAATGGTGCCATTTGGACTTTCTACGCCCTGCTTATGGCTGATTGGTTTCTTGGAGTAAGTTTTCTCTTAACTTCCTCATCATAGCTTTATAATTAGTAGAAAAtctgattatgatatattttgcAAAATCCTTATCACGTTTATGCACGCGAAATGTATTTTGAGTCTAACTCAATCTAAAAAATGAGGTAAATAACTTGCGTAAATAAAGTAGAAAAAAACAAGTTTCACATTAATTATGTCTTCCTCGTCCTCCAATACATCTCATCCCCACCATTCCGCCCGACCACACCTAGTGTCAGAGCCACCTTGTGCcgagggggttcggatgaaccccttcGGCTGAAAATTATAtcatttatacatggttaaaataattttttatgtatataaaataaatgttgAACCCCCTTCGACTAGTTTGTGTGTTTACttattcagattttgaacctTTTTATTCAAAATTCTGACTCCGCCACTGATCACACCCTTACCTTCTTACATCAACCtctcataatatttgtataaattatgaataaatatttttaggattATAATTTTTTGCTTATCCACCCAAtaaaaaaagaaggtaaaaaaTCCACTCATTTTCCTAGACTAGAAAACATTTTTTAAGACCTTTGTACCGAATACACAGGCCACTTGTAATTAAAAATGAAGACTTCTCTTTTCAGCTACCTACAAGTTGGTTTTATTATAATATGGTCTATAGTATTGGTAAATTACAAGTACTTAGTTTTATTTAACAGACGTATGCACGATAAGTTTCTACACGTACATTCTATTATACAACTATATTAATTACTAggttatattatatattgtcaCAATTTGGTATTACAAAAATAGTACAATCAATCAACAATgccttgtatatatatatggatgcCCTAATTAAGTTTAATTACTGGTAATTAATCACATATAATGCGATTTCATAAAGGTACCAAATGTTATGGGATGGCTCCTGGGAGCAGTGCAGCTGGTTATATATGCCATTTACCGGAACCCCAATTCATCTAAGCAAGTCGTCGAACAATTAGAAGACCAAACGGAATGCCTGCTGCCACCTTCTTCCAGCTCAACCCAAGAGTATTAAGCGGGCGTTTGATCATGTTTCActgagattttttttaaaaaaaataaattgttttctaaatgaaaaattataattgaaaattgGAGTTGGCTTTGACCATGGATATAAATTGGAAttgttttttacttttttatgagTAATTAATTTGGAGTGGAAAAGGTGAAAACACTTTTTTGTTGttctttcaaattcttgaaaatttgaTATTCAACTTCaagttgaaatttgaaattttatgacAAAACATATTTTTCGAGTTCAATTCTTGAAGTaacatgaaatttttttatGGCCAAACGCCTATTGTTTACATGTTTGCATACAATTTCATTTGAGTTGAACCGTTAATATGGACTCTAGTAATTAAATAACTTTGTTCTATTATTTTCAAGCCCAAAGTTCGTTTCATCATGAAATCCAAGCTTGTGCGACATATTCAACGTCGCATTTTATCTCAGTCAAATTCAAAGCTATCAAGATGGTGCCACATTTTCAAATGTCCCAGTTAAAACAAGGACCAATCAAAGGCGTCAACTGTCCAAATTGTTATATCTAGGCCTATTACAATATGCAACCTTATCTTATCACATTGACTCACAGGCTTGATGACTCACCTGAATCAATCAAAGTCATGCAAGAAAATTTATCTACAATTCGGACTGTTTAATTGCTCATGAATGGATAAGATGGGAGCAATTCCTTCCTTTGTTTGAAATTGTAAAAAGCCCAATGATGTTATTATGGACTATCCCACTTGTCCAAAGACAGGAAAATGGTCTAATTGGTTCGGTCTCTATTCAATTTGATATTGGAACTGTTCCTTGTTTCTATATCCAACAGATATAATCAACTTAAACAaacatcacataaattgaaataagagaaaacatATAATAAAAGACAAGAGGTTGATGATACAACATTCTCATTCCCACGAAGTGAGCACGTGTATGTAAGTATTAAATTGTGTTTGTGCCAAAACGATCGTGCCCGCCGCTCCTTATAGACAAGAAGACAACGAGAGTAGTCCCAATTTGAAGATTTCAACCCTTTTGAATCTTGTTTGGTATATTTGATTCCAACTTTAAATAATGATCaaccaaaaataatattcaagaaaagaatggaggaaaaataaagagagataaTAGGAGAAGAGACGAGCATAGCACGCATCCTAGAGATTACCCATTTTTCTACCTTCATTCTTAAGCCTTATACACACACACCCGCCCCCCCTCCCCGCCACAATCCCTTTTCCTTAATCATAAAATCCATTTTGTTTTTCCTACTTATACGTAATACCCCTTTTCTTGTTTCTCTGTGGGTGGGTTGTTGAGTCAGTCAATTCGATTTGGTGAAAAGAGTTTTGGTAGATCCCAAGGAAAAATGGAGGGATTGATGGAAAAAGGGGTATTGGATGATATAATAAGGAGGTTATTAGAAGAGAAGGGAGGCAAACAAGTTCAGCTATCTGAGGCTGAGATCCGACAGCTTTGTGTTAATGCTCGACAGATTTTCCTTTCTCAGCCCAATCTCCTCAAGATTCGTGCCCCCGTTAGGATCTGCGGTATGTCCCTTCTTTCTCTTCCCATTTCGACAGATCTATTCTTTCATGATTAAGAAAACATCTATTCTCTCCCTGCTCCTTAAAAATGGATGTTTCTAATTCACTGTTGTGACCTAAAAAGCTATATATTGGATTGAAAAGATTGATGTCCTTGTACAAAAATAAGATATTTATTGGATTGAAGGTAAATTTTGGTTTATAACAGGATAAGTATTCATAGAGTTTGGTTATATGGTATTCTGTAGGCAAATTGTGGTTTACTATGTTGGAAAATTGATGCAACTTAATGTAACTTTTTCCCAAATTGGGTAAATTTGACGTCTTAGGTAGTAATAGACTTGCATTGCCAAAATTCTGGTGTCGGTAAAATGTTTGATCATCtcaaatgtaatttttggaggcTCTTTATCAGATTCTTGAAAAGTTTTGCTTGTAATAAAACACTTAGTTGCAATTGGGATGTCATAAATGTTGCTTGCTGGTTAATATTCTCGTAAATTTATCGTTTTCCTTTGCCATTCTTACAGGGGACATACATGGGCAATTCCAAGACTTATTAAGACTTTTTGAATATGGTGGCTATCCTCCTTCAGCAAACTACCTTTTTCTTGGAGATTATGTTGATCGAGGCAAGCAGAGTTTAGAAACAATATGTTTGCTACTGGCTTACAAAATAAGGTACCCCGACAAGATCTTCCTTCTTAGAGGGAACCATGAAGATGCGAAAATCAACAGGGtctatggattttatgatgaatGCAAAAGGAGATTCAATGTTAGGTTATGGAAGATATTTACAGATTGCTTTAATTGCTTGCCTGTTGCTGCACTTATAGATGAAAAGATCCTTTGCATGCATGGTGGGATTTCTCCAGAGCTAAAAAGTCTGGACCTAATAAACGAAATTCAGCGGCCAGCTGAGATTCCAGATGGTGGCTTGTTGTGTGATCTGTTGTGGGCTGATCCTGACCCTAGAATTAAGGGTTGGTCAGATAGTGATCGAGGTGTTTCTTGTACTTTTGGACCTGATGTTGTTGCTGAATTTTTGGCTAAGAATGAGTTAGACCTCATCTGCCGGGGTCATCAGGTATTCCACACTCTGGTTGGTCAAAAAACAGAACTTCATTATCGTTGTTAAGCTACAGAAACTCTAAACATCTACTAAAGCCGTGTATTCTTAAAATGAATAGCTTATTCACTAACAAGTGAATGCTTTCGATGCATTTCTTGTGTCCACTTCTTAAAAATGTCTATGCTACGGAATTTCATATGTTTCTCATGAAAAAATTGTTTTCATTTTCCAGTTTTATCGCTCTAGAAACTCTTAAACATCTAGCAAAGCATTTATCGAGTTTATGACATGAAAAGTTTTAATAGAGTTCTGTTTTGTTCTTTTCAAATATTGGAACAATTCTGAACGACAACTATTGTTGAAGCACTTCAGTAATGTTACTTCTGTAGTAGTTGTCGGGTTTGCTTCTAAGCCGTCAGTATTTCAATTTGCTCAACTTATATGTTTGCCCCGTATGTAATTTGATCCTGAAATTTTGTTTTAGGTGGTTGAGGATGGATATGAATTCTTTGCTAAGCGAAGACTTGTGACTCTATTTTCTGCTCCCAATTATGGTGGAGAATTTGATAATGCAGGTGCCTTGTTAAGCGTTGATGAGCAACTTGTATGCTCCTTTGAAATATTGAAACCAGTGTTATCCAGCAGTTCAAAGCTACCCCTTAAGAAGGTATGATAATCttgcatatattttttcaagttacCACTTACCATTGTGATTTTGACATGAAAGAGTTTGTCTTGCTCATGGTGGCTCAAGGATAAGGCCAATAAGAATCTGCTTCAGGCCCCCGAGATTCAAAGACCCCAATAATAAACTTTAAGTGGTTAATTTAATGTTCTAAATATTGCACAAAGTTCTACTGTCATtttactaaaaattaaaaataaatgaataaaagttcaaaaatatcaaacaaaagcTCCACCCTCATTTAACTTAAAGCTTTACCAATGTCACTATAGAAGAaaactataattttttatattaaaaagacGTGGTATTTAactctatatattatataatttttctaattatatcataaataaaatgtttcatttctttAGATTTTAGTTTGAGTTGTTCAAATAGGTTAGCAAATTGGGTTATATTTTTGTCTCTCATTAATTagtgttatatatatatctatcctGTTGGTTCTGATTTTTTTGGTTCCTGTACATTTGTTCCAAACTAAACTCATCTTTTCTAAatcaattaattttatttgtccatgaaagaaatatttgaatgaaTTAATtgcatttaaaaaatttaagagagtgaaattcataaaaatatttatgatattttatcaagttttagttttaggCCAATGATTTTGTTGAGCTGTGGCGATCTTGGTAAGCTTTTCCAGTGAAATTTTACTAGATTTCTTACGTGTTTTATTTCTTCATTTGAACAGCCACCCAAGGCTGGAGGGATGTGATACAGTAGAAAGTGTACATGGAGATTTATCCAGTATATAGCGAAGAATGACAAGCACTACTCTTATATTCTCTTATTGACACAATCCATCCTTTCCAAATACCTTTTCGGCTTTGGAACTGTGGATAGGCCATCGGCATTATTATTACGactaaaggaaaaaagaattcTGTAAATCGGCAACTTGAGAAGATGTAAGATGTTTCAGTTGTTTAATTTAGACACTTTTTGTTTACTACTTGTATTTACAAGCACTAAGAAATTTCACAATTGTTGATCGAGAATGAGTTgcactctttttctttttaccgTCGTATAGTTTACAAAATTATGTAAGGTTACCAGTTTTATGAATCACTTGTTTTAATGATAACGCAACTATTTTGTAATTGCAATATAATGACTTGGTGATGAGAATGTTACAAGCCCATCACCCTCAGGCCCTCAACTGCGGCACATGATCTCTGTGGTAGGCGTTTTAACTAATTATCAGACTTGCCAAAAGAGCCGAACGATGTGTTTAGTTGGAAgttaaaagtatttgaaattgAAGCTGAAAAAGAGTATTAAGCTGTTTGAACATAAATTTCATTTGGAATCTGTAGTTAGCAGGATGAACTATTTAGATCCACGTATAATAATGTGGTTATTCCATCAAGAACATATCAGATTCTTGAAATTCCTGTCTTCCCATCTAAAGCACAAGAAGGTAAAACATCAGCATCGCTTCATAAAAACAAGTGTAAATTAAGCACTGTTACTGATCTTTTTCTGCAATAGGATTCGTGTGCCTGCACCGTTCAATAGAGAACCTACTTGTTGCTATCACAATGCAACTAAAAATGGCTAATAGGTTCCAGCGGCTTCCGTGTTATCAAACTTACCTTTGAATCTTTTCAATCAAGTCAAAAGAgggacccccccccccccccccacacacacacacatgcTACAGAGAGAAAAATGTCGAGATCAATATGATTTCTGTGAAAGCACCATATGTAGCAAGATaaaagagagggagagagaggcAGCGACATCAGAGTTGCACCAAAACTTTCTTCACTGGTTTACATTTGAAGTACAATAACAATTAAAATCTGTATTCATTGTTAACTTTGTAATGGAGTATAGTAACAAGATGAAATTCCTCCCAACTAAGGAGTTAgttatcatctttaacttcCCTTTCGGCTTCCTAAAGTTGTAGGAGATCTCGGACTCCCCCTTCCTTCTAATTTCTTGGCAGTACGTTGGAGGGCTGCTAGTTTCTGGCGCTGCCTATGGCTTTTCCTTTGACTGCATGGTAAACGTAAATGACAGTGATGAAGTATGATATCACAAGTATGCAGACATTATCAAACATTCAAATGCATGATGATCACTCTGTTCGAGTAAGAATCAGAGTCCACATGATTATACGGCTCTTAGTAACAACTAACATTCTAAGACTCAAACAGTGCGAGCGAGAGTCCACAAAGCTTTAAATTAGACCCTCTTtagttatcttttctttttctattaaCAGAAAAATAACTACTAAAAACGAGTTGCCTCACCTGGTAAATAGAAGTCCTGCTGTAAGAACCATGCCTCCTACAGCCCAAGATATTCTCTCTTTAAATGTCATGTCCTCCACCCATTGCTTGAAATCTTCCACTAATCCAGAACTGTCAGCTTTCTCTTGCACCCTGGATCGTGAAGTCCTCCATGAATCAGCAATATAATCCACACTAGATTTTCCACCATAGCAAGAAACTTCTTCTGGATCATCAGACAAAGACTTCACAGAAAAACCTGCAACGTGGCAGAGCTCTGTCCCATTAGAGATCCATTCAGATGCTCTACCACAGACAAAGTCGTTTACAGCACAGGGTGCTAGAACCTGACATGTAATTTCTAATCAGATATGAAATGTGACAATAACTGATACGGCTAACATGATGAGAAAATAATTGGTTTAGCTTTCATTGAGCTTCAACCAAAGAGGCAAAAAGCATCTTCTTTGAGACAGTATACAAGATCCAGAATACCAACTCAAAATATCCAATAAAAGCTTATTGTTTGGTGGATTTTGATACTTCACTTTTCTGAATAAatcatctaaaaaatctgttaaCAAACTGGAAACAAACCTGTGTCTTAGCATCAATGGAGAAGTATGCGTTGGAGCAAGCTTCGTAAACTTTGTCACAGAAAGAGGTGCATAAAACAGGGGGTCCAGCCTGCACACCAACACGTGGATCACAGATTGAACATTCTAACATCTCCCATAAGTGCAAGCACTCCTGGCTCGCTTCTCCAGTTGAAGCAAGCCTCCTAATGGATATAAAAGCAGGATGTGTCTGTGTTACATCACAGCAAGTTTTTCCGCGAAATACCCTACAGAGGTTCAAATCTCTCGGGCCCCTTTTAACTTTTCTTGGAGGTTTTCCTTCATTTGAAAATCTAGGGAAGCGACCACCAGGTGAAATGCAAACTCCATTATCTTTACCTGTATTTAAATGATTCAGTAACTCATTGTAAGAAAAGAAGATGTTAGAAATAAAAATCTTGATCGAGACCCATCAATGTTTTCTTTAAGATCTTTCAAAAATACTACTCTCGACCTTTTTTCACAATCAGATCATAATGTCTTGAGCCCCCAATATCCAAGAAGTACTAGGATTTATTTCGCATTTATTACAATCAGTTGAAACTTTG
This window encodes:
- the LOC129884661 gene encoding bidirectional sugar transporter SWEET17-like yields the protein MENLSFIIGVIGNIISVLMFLSPVGTFRRIVKNGSTEDFDSLPYICILLNTSLWTYYGIIKPGSYLVATVNGFGVIFQTVYIALFLQFAHPKMRNRTAILVGVLNVVLIGTAILLAHFLLHGQMRINVIGFLSTALNIMMYISPLGVMKTVVTSKSVEYMPFLLSLFLFFNGAIWTFYALLMADWFLGVPNVMGWLLGAVQLVIYAIYRNPNSSKQVVEQLEDQTECLLPPSSSSTQEY
- the LOC129886135 gene encoding serine/threonine-protein phosphatase PP1 isozyme 9; amino-acid sequence: MEGLMEKGVLDDIIRRLLEEKGGKQVQLSEAEIRQLCVNARQIFLSQPNLLKIRAPVRICGDIHGQFQDLLRLFEYGGYPPSANYLFLGDYVDRGKQSLETICLLLAYKIRYPDKIFLLRGNHEDAKINRVYGFYDECKRRFNVRLWKIFTDCFNCLPVAALIDEKILCMHGGISPELKSLDLINEIQRPAEIPDGGLLCDLLWADPDPRIKGWSDSDRGVSCTFGPDVVAEFLAKNELDLICRGHQVVEDGYEFFAKRRLVTLFSAPNYGGEFDNAGALLSVDEQLVCSFEILKPVLSSSSKLPLKKPPKAGGM
- the LOC129886136 gene encoding folate-binding protein 1; its protein translation is MDLNCQFSLVLLLVVATSLHLQLLYVSGKDNGVCISPGGRFPRFSNEGKPPRKVKRGPRDLNLCRVFRGKTCCDVTQTHPAFISIRRLASTGEASQECLHLWEMLECSICDPRVGVQAGPPVLCTSFCDKVYEACSNAYFSIDAKTQVLAPCAVNDFVCGRASEWISNGTELCHVAGFSVKSLSDDPEEVSCYGGKSSVDYIADSWRTSRSRVQEKADSSGLVEDFKQWVEDMTFKERISWAVGGMVLTAGLLFTSQRKSHRQRQKLAALQRTAKKLEGRGSPRSPTTLGSRKGS